One region of Marinitoga sp. 1197 genomic DNA includes:
- a CDS encoding radical SAM protein codes for MKLKLSYATAVLLGLKKGKINFEMPTAYLMLGEKCVYNCSFCAQAREAESDKDYLSRIKWPEYDIKEFLSKLKENNLFKRLCIQVVNTETYFYDLKDLLNEINDIDILKAISFRPKSFEEVESIFNYNIDNLGISLDVANKELFPKIRGGSFDSLFNILIQSAKKYPGKITTHVIVGLGETDKDLIDLMFEMKKYNILVSLFAFTPIQGTKLENKQPPSIERYRKIQIAREIIEKNNVKKEDFMFENNSLIKFPEIKISEDEAIKTSGCSYCTRPFYNEKPNKILYNIPQTRNL; via the coding sequence ATGAAATTAAAGTTATCATATGCAACAGCTGTTTTGCTTGGTTTAAAAAAAGGAAAAATTAATTTTGAAATGCCAACAGCTTATTTAATGTTAGGGGAAAAATGTGTTTATAATTGTAGTTTTTGTGCTCAAGCTCGCGAAGCAGAATCTGACAAAGATTATCTATCAAGAATAAAATGGCCAGAATACGATATAAAAGAATTTTTAAGCAAACTTAAAGAAAATAATCTATTTAAAAGATTGTGTATTCAGGTTGTTAATACAGAGACCTATTTTTATGATTTGAAGGATTTATTAAATGAAATAAATGATATAGATATTTTAAAAGCTATTTCATTTCGTCCAAAAAGTTTTGAAGAAGTTGAAAGTATATTTAATTATAATATCGACAATCTGGGGATTTCTTTAGATGTAGCAAATAAAGAATTATTTCCAAAGATTAGAGGGGGGAGTTTCGACTCTCTCTTTAATATTTTAATACAATCAGCTAAAAAATATCCTGGAAAGATTACAACGCATGTAATTGTTGGATTGGGGGAGACAGATAAAGATTTAATAGATTTAATGTTTGAAATGAAAAAATACAATATATTAGTATCATTATTTGCTTTTACGCCTATTCAGGGAACAAAATTAGAAAATAAGCAACCTCCTTCAATAGAAAGATATAGAAAAATACAGATTGCCAGAGAAATCATTGAAAAAAATAATGTAAAGAAAGAAGACTTTATGTTTGAGAATAATTCTTTAATTAAATTTCCTGAAATAAAAATTTCAGAGGATGAAGCAATTAAAACAAGCGGATGTAGTTATTGTACAAGACCATTTTATAATGAAAAACCAAATAAGATATTGTATAATATCCCACAAACAAGGAATTTATGA
- the rsxE gene encoding electron transport complex subunit RsxE, which produces MANIKNLKVGLFQQNPIFVQVLGMCPTLATTTNAENALGMGLATLAVLIMSNIVVSSIKKWVPKNIRIPIYIVVIASFVTIIDLLMHGYTYDLWKTLGLFIPLIVVNCIILGRAESFASKNSILDSIYDALGMGLGFTGALVLLGSVRELLGNGTIFGLPIWGDAMKLYIMILPPGAFLVLGMLLAMFNAKGIYDRNKAKAGERK; this is translated from the coding sequence ATGGCTAATATAAAAAATTTAAAAGTAGGATTATTTCAACAAAATCCTATATTTGTACAAGTATTAGGGATGTGTCCAACTCTTGCAACAACAACAAATGCAGAAAATGCATTAGGTATGGGATTAGCAACATTAGCAGTATTGATTATGTCAAATATAGTTGTTTCTTCAATAAAAAAATGGGTACCTAAAAACATAAGAATACCTATATATATAGTTGTTATAGCTTCATTTGTTACAATAATTGATTTATTAATGCATGGGTATACATATGATTTATGGAAAACGTTAGGTTTATTTATTCCTTTAATAGTTGTTAACTGTATAATTTTAGGGCGTGCAGAATCATTTGCATCAAAAAATAGCATTTTAGATTCTATATATGATGCATTGGGCATGGGATTAGGCTTTACAGGAGCATTAGTTTTATTAGGTTCTGTTAGAGAATTATTAGGAAATGGTACAATATTTGGTCTTCCAATTTGGGGAGATGCGATGAAATTATATATTATGATTCTTCCACCAGGAGCTTTTTTAGTATTAGGTATGTTATTGGCAATGTTTAACGCAAAAGGTATTTATGATAGAAATAAGGCAAAGGCTGGTGAAAGGAAATGA
- the rsxA gene encoding electron transport complex subunit RsxA, producing the protein MKLFFIFLSAILVNNFVLSRFLGICPFLGVSKKISSASGMSMAVIFVMVISSVITWFLNLLLVKMGLEFLTTIVFILVIATLVQFIEFYIKKVSPNLYEALGIYLPLITTNCAILGLALINVINSYTLIETIVNSLGAGLGFAMALIIFSAIRERMDYYDIPEPFKGTAIALITAGLLSMAFMGFSGLIKI; encoded by the coding sequence ATGAAATTATTTTTTATATTTCTATCAGCAATATTAGTAAATAATTTTGTTTTATCAAGATTTTTAGGAATATGTCCTTTTTTAGGCGTATCAAAAAAGATAAGTTCAGCATCTGGTATGTCAATGGCGGTTATCTTTGTAATGGTTATATCTAGTGTAATAACATGGTTTTTAAATTTATTACTTGTAAAAATGGGGTTGGAATTTTTAACAACAATTGTATTTATTCTCGTAATAGCAACATTAGTTCAATTTATAGAATTTTATATAAAAAAAGTTTCTCCTAACTTATATGAGGCATTGGGTATATATCTTCCATTAATAACAACTAATTGTGCGATATTGGGATTAGCCTTGATTAATGTTATAAATAGTTACACATTAATAGAAACAATTGTAAATTCACTTGGTGCAGGTTTGGGGTTTGCGATGGCTTTAATTATATTTTCAGCTATACGTGAAAGAATGGATTACTATGATATTCCGGAGCCTTTTAAAGGGACAGCAATAGCTCTTATTACTGCTGGTTTATTATCGATGGCTTTTATGGGATTTTCTGGTCTCATAAAAATATAA
- the rsxC gene encoding electron transport complex subunit RsxC — MALLTFKGGVHPPEKKELAEHKQIKILPLPEKVYIYTTNHLGAPAKIIVEPGQKVKTGQKIGEANGFISANIHSTITGEVIEIVKMTNAATGTRNDVVVIQRTGDDEWDLIPEHGDYTKKSPEEIVNIVKEAGIVGLGGAMFPSHVKMSIPKGKKAEYLIINAAECEPYITIDNRMMIEKSSEIVKGIKIIMHATGVKKAYIGIESNKPEAIEKMKEAVSGEPIEIKVLKTKYPQGAEKQLIYAITKKEVPSGGLPLDVGVIVFNVSTTYAIYEAVEHGKPLVERGITLTGEGVKNPGNFIYRIGTKVKDLLDHVGLVEEEKIDRILYGGPMMGIPLPDIELPTFKGNNALTVLTKDIVPKKESFPCIRCSKCVQVCPINLMPYLLKLQVEKREYDKAMEYGLMDCIECGSCSYACPAGIELVKTFKTGKKVARALKGRAKK; from the coding sequence ATGGCGTTATTAACTTTTAAAGGTGGAGTACATCCGCCAGAAAAAAAAGAGCTGGCAGAACATAAACAAATTAAAATTCTGCCATTGCCTGAAAAAGTATACATTTATACAACTAACCATCTTGGTGCTCCAGCAAAAATTATAGTAGAACCAGGACAAAAGGTAAAAACAGGTCAGAAAATAGGTGAAGCAAATGGATTTATATCCGCAAATATTCATTCAACTATAACTGGAGAAGTTATAGAAATAGTGAAAATGACAAATGCTGCAACTGGAACAAGAAACGATGTAGTCGTAATCCAGAGAACTGGAGATGATGAATGGGATTTAATTCCAGAACATGGTGATTATACAAAAAAATCTCCTGAAGAGATAGTAAATATAGTAAAAGAGGCAGGAATAGTTGGGTTAGGTGGAGCAATGTTTCCTTCACATGTAAAAATGTCTATTCCAAAAGGTAAAAAAGCAGAGTATTTAATAATTAATGCAGCAGAATGTGAACCTTATATAACAATAGACAATAGAATGATGATAGAGAAATCCTCTGAAATTGTAAAAGGAATAAAAATAATAATGCATGCAACAGGTGTAAAAAAGGCTTATATAGGAATTGAAAGTAATAAACCAGAAGCAATTGAAAAAATGAAAGAAGCTGTGTCAGGTGAGCCAATAGAGATAAAAGTATTAAAGACAAAATATCCTCAAGGTGCTGAAAAACAATTGATTTATGCAATAACTAAAAAAGAAGTACCTTCTGGTGGATTGCCTTTAGATGTTGGAGTGATAGTATTTAATGTATCAACAACTTATGCTATATATGAAGCCGTAGAGCATGGAAAACCGTTGGTAGAAAGAGGAATAACATTAACAGGTGAAGGAGTAAAAAATCCTGGCAACTTTATATATAGGATAGGAACAAAGGTTAAAGATTTATTAGATCATGTTGGATTGGTTGAAGAAGAAAAAATAGATAGAATATTATATGGTGGTCCAATGATGGGAATTCCTCTTCCTGATATTGAATTACCAACTTTTAAAGGGAATAATGCATTAACAGTGTTAACAAAAGACATTGTGCCTAAAAAAGAAAGTTTTCCATGTATTAGATGTTCAAAATGTGTACAGGTTTGTCCTATAAATTTAATGCCTTATTTATTAAAATTACAAGTCGAAAAAAGAGAGTATGATAAAGCGATGGAATATGGTTTGATGGATTGTATAGAATGTGGTTCATGTTCATATGCCTGTCCTGCAGGTATAGAATTGGTGAAAACCTTTAAAACCGGGAAAAAAGTAGCAAGAGCTTTAAAAGGGAGGGCTAAAAAGTGA
- a CDS encoding DUF4899 domain-containing protein, giving the protein MDFYAVKFFATSSLTAEIIIGYMFGKQKGNPEYKVLSIPKSKLPKFELPDINLSYIEYKSKLEELYYKAIKDSTVLDLNKQFLAFVQSTIKRYGPEIINAKMFLGVRDSDVAVVKAILSEIFEEWEGEVNLKIVAEKLTYQDLVWLMTQHRSFSEKEKSYLNRVDVQSSPEVLPLSDPLTGMTINNLDVGDPIYSLIIDPIEPANLNRLKEQYPDKFDETGKNILPIESKLIAKELIPDTDYYFIKMDLGGGIIGKAVISKNLKMMVDSNKIAEMHRKREEYFNPPEDKIIGDILKDSIAGLKREANMPENKVKSSDILIIFGLSMGLIIGAILLGIWLGVF; this is encoded by the coding sequence ATGGATTTTTATGCTGTAAAATTTTTTGCAACATCTTCGTTAACAGCCGAAATAATAATAGGGTATATGTTTGGTAAACAAAAAGGAAATCCTGAATATAAAGTGTTATCAATACCAAAATCCAAATTGCCAAAATTTGAATTGCCAGATATTAATTTATCTTATATAGAATATAAATCTAAATTGGAAGAATTGTATTATAAAGCAATAAAAGATTCTACAGTATTAGATTTAAATAAACAATTTTTAGCTTTTGTCCAGTCAACTATAAAAAGATATGGTCCAGAAATAATAAATGCCAAAATGTTTTTGGGAGTAAGAGATTCTGATGTAGCAGTAGTAAAAGCCATATTGTCCGAAATATTTGAAGAATGGGAAGGTGAAGTGAATTTAAAAATAGTTGCTGAAAAATTAACGTATCAAGATCTTGTATGGTTGATGACGCAGCATAGAAGTTTTAGTGAAAAAGAAAAGTCATACTTGAATAGAGTAGATGTTCAATCTTCTCCAGAGGTATTGCCGTTGTCTGATCCTTTAACTGGAATGACAATAAATAATCTTGATGTAGGAGACCCAATATATTCACTGATTATAGATCCTATAGAACCTGCAAATTTGAATAGATTGAAAGAGCAATATCCAGATAAGTTTGACGAAACCGGAAAAAATATTTTACCGATTGAATCAAAATTAATAGCTAAAGAATTAATTCCTGATACCGATTACTATTTTATAAAAATGGATCTTGGCGGTGGAATAATAGGGAAAGCGGTTATTTCAAAAAATTTAAAAATGATGGTAGATTCTAATAAAATTGCCGAAATGCATAGAAAAAGAGAAGAATATTTTAATCCACCTGAAGATAAAATAATAGGAGATATTTTAAAAGATTCTATAGCTGGTTTAAAAAGAGAAGCAAATATGCCAGAAAATAAAGTAAAAAGTAGTGATATTCTAATAATTTTTGGATTATCTATGGGATTAATAATAGGTGCTATATTATTAGGAATATGGTTGGGTGTATTTTAA
- a CDS encoding RnfABCDGE type electron transport complex subunit D translates to MKLNIAAAPHLRTKDNVRSIMLDVLIALIPSFLVSAWVFGFRAVWIMLYTMILAEGMEIFIMKVLRKQKNFKPDFSASVTGLLLAMNLSLAVNWWQIFIGVLVAIGLGKHVYGGLGKNIFNPALVGRVFMLISFPIAMTTWYRPFYFKYDTITTATPLAILKEHGVEALYNNPDYAINLKSLFIGTVPGSIGEVSAIALIIGFIYLVIRKRIKIWIPITYISTVFVISGIFYMIDPSKYASPLFHILSGGLMLGALFMATDMVTSPMTVKGHIIFGVGLGFITMIIRLFGGYPEGVSFSILIMNSLVPLIDIYAKPRIFGTVRGGKK, encoded by the coding sequence GTGAAATTGAACATAGCGGCAGCTCCACATTTAAGAACAAAAGATAATGTTAGAAGTATAATGTTAGATGTGCTAATTGCCCTCATACCATCATTTTTAGTATCAGCATGGGTATTTGGATTCAGGGCTGTATGGATAATGTTATATACAATGATTTTAGCAGAAGGTATGGAAATATTTATAATGAAAGTTTTAAGGAAACAAAAAAATTTCAAACCGGATTTTAGTGCATCTGTAACAGGTCTTTTATTAGCTATGAATTTGAGTTTAGCAGTAAATTGGTGGCAAATATTTATAGGAGTTTTAGTGGCAATTGGATTAGGAAAACATGTTTATGGTGGATTAGGAAAAAATATTTTTAATCCTGCTTTAGTTGGAAGAGTATTCATGTTAATTTCATTTCCAATTGCTATGACGACATGGTATAGACCGTTTTATTTTAAATATGATACAATAACAACAGCAACACCATTAGCGATACTAAAAGAACATGGGGTTGAAGCTTTATATAATAATCCAGATTATGCTATTAATTTAAAAAGTTTATTTATTGGAACAGTACCGGGATCAATAGGAGAAGTAAGTGCTATAGCTTTAATAATAGGTTTTATATATTTAGTGATTAGAAAAAGAATAAAAATCTGGATACCAATCACATATATTTCTACAGTATTTGTTATTTCCGGTATTTTTTATATGATAGATCCTTCAAAATATGCTTCTCCTTTATTTCATATATTAAGTGGAGGGTTAATGTTAGGTGCGTTATTCATGGCTACGGATATGGTTACAAGTCCAATGACAGTTAAAGGCCATATTATTTTCGGTGTAGGTTTAGGTTTTATAACAATGATAATCAGACTTTTTGGAGGATATCCAGAAGGAGTTTCTTTTTCTATTTTAATTATGAATTCTCTTGTTCCATTGATTGATATTTATGCTAAACCACGTATTTTTGGAACTGTAAGAGGTGGTAAAAAATGA
- a CDS encoding (Fe-S)-binding protein, with protein MSIIINAIILLSILGFLSGTFLAFAEKKFEVKEDVRVIFAENLLPGINCGACGYPGCSGFAKGFANGDVKPEGCLPGKRQGVPEKLTKLSKMSDDELRKIWEEINEDPDKIKEKF; from the coding sequence ATGTCTATAATTATAAATGCTATAATACTTCTTTCAATACTTGGTTTTTTATCCGGGACATTTTTAGCATTTGCTGAAAAAAAATTTGAGGTTAAAGAAGATGTTAGAGTTATTTTTGCGGAAAATTTATTGCCAGGGATAAATTGTGGTGCATGTGGTTATCCAGGATGTTCTGGTTTTGCTAAAGGATTTGCAAATGGTGATGTAAAACCAGAAGGTTGTTTGCCAGGAAAAAGGCAGGGAGTTCCTGAAAAATTAACCAAATTATCTAAAATGTCCGATGATGAATTAAGAAAAATCTGGGAAGAAATAAATGAGGATCCAGATAAAATAAAAGAAAAATTTTAA
- a CDS encoding efflux RND transporter permease subunit: protein MKKRYLLISEFLTKNYKWILLIFFMLSIGFIYNLKNLKINSDLLELLPKDDPIVISYRNEVKYQSESEVMIVAFYINKNIDYKKLALDFYDKMKKIPEFKDLAKTDVSLLLSYGFLNVSNSKLIDDLMKNIKDTFHAFSDINPYDFKSFEYINNTIHLLNKLDKNFEKSRESDPMLGYYTLSPDKNIMVMGVTFKEPTSNLQFVNKIIPKVKKILSDINKIYSIKTGLTGSYIYTYEANKTVSFDFSITTYLSIILIIIIFYITFGSLITTILVFITLVISVGITLGLSTLIFKELNILTSFVAAITLGLGIDYGIHITSRLITEFKERKNYIEALAITYETVLIPVIFGVLTTIFVFLSLIFMKLPAFTEMALISSIGLFIFSLVMVFITPITFYPFRNIILKTYKENKINIWFQRLGIWIPKKSRLILPIITVFILFFSVFGIINFANFSYTPPGLAPTNSESTMVFKDIARHFGTSLFNEMKFIIGIDEDSKEIIDKLKKSPYISKVESYLDILKKQLGDFEKLKIKTREISELVNDPFSVAVLKKYNIYSETLKIIDLASKSKNEKDFILGITELIPENLRKNILINENGKDYFIIYITPSVDLNKNNGMKYFFDSLNKKYLNRFLGNQKAIYKLMYIIESRFYYVILFSIFTIGILTYFSRKSFKETLVAIFGLLFANLTTFGIIYFFDINATFLTIISLPLIFGIGVDGYIHIFHAIDEDKVHYWHTLKATTLSFLTTISSFITFQLSRGELLKQFSLTMVLGIFIVWILTVLLIPALKK from the coding sequence ATGAAAAAAAGATACTTATTAATTTCAGAATTTTTAACGAAAAATTATAAATGGATTTTATTAATATTCTTTATGTTATCAATTGGTTTTATTTATAATTTAAAAAACTTAAAAATAAATTCTGATCTTTTAGAATTGCTTCCTAAAGATGATCCCATAGTTATTTCATATAGAAATGAGGTAAAATATCAATCTGAATCCGAAGTAATGATTGTTGCATTTTATATAAATAAAAATATAGATTATAAAAAATTAGCTTTAGACTTTTATGATAAAATGAAAAAAATACCTGAATTTAAAGATTTAGCTAAAACTGATGTATCTTTATTACTATCTTATGGTTTTCTAAATGTTTCAAATTCAAAATTGATTGATGATTTGATGAAAAATATTAAAGATACTTTTCATGCTTTTTCGGATATAAATCCTTATGATTTTAAATCTTTTGAATATATAAACAATACTATACATTTGTTAAATAAATTGGATAAAAATTTTGAAAAATCAAGAGAATCTGATCCAATGCTTGGATATTATACTTTATCTCCTGATAAAAATATAATGGTTATGGGAGTAACATTTAAAGAACCAACTTCAAACTTGCAATTTGTAAATAAAATAATACCTAAAGTAAAAAAAATTCTTTCTGATATAAATAAAATTTATTCTATAAAAACCGGATTAACTGGATCTTATATATATACTTATGAAGCAAATAAAACCGTATCTTTTGATTTTTCAATTACTACTTATTTATCTATTATTTTGATTATTATAATTTTTTATATAACTTTTGGTAGTTTAATCACTACAATACTCGTTTTTATTACTTTAGTAATTTCTGTTGGTATAACTTTAGGCTTATCAACACTTATTTTTAAAGAACTTAATATCTTGACTTCATTTGTCGCAGCTATAACTCTTGGGTTGGGGATAGATTATGGTATCCATATAACAAGTCGTTTAATTACAGAATTCAAAGAGAGAAAGAATTACATTGAAGCACTTGCTATTACATATGAAACTGTGTTAATACCTGTAATTTTTGGAGTACTTACTACAATTTTTGTTTTTTTGTCGTTAATTTTTATGAAATTACCAGCTTTTACAGAAATGGCTTTAATTAGCAGTATTGGACTATTCATATTTTCTCTGGTAATGGTATTTATTACACCTATTACGTTTTACCCTTTTAGAAATATTATTCTTAAAACATATAAAGAAAATAAAATCAATATATGGTTTCAAAGACTCGGAATCTGGATACCAAAAAAAAGTCGTTTGATTTTACCCATTATAACTGTATTTATTCTATTCTTTTCAGTTTTTGGAATAATTAATTTTGCCAATTTTTCTTATACTCCTCCTGGATTAGCCCCAACAAATTCAGAAAGTACAATGGTTTTTAAGGATATAGCCCGTCATTTTGGAACATCCTTATTTAATGAAATGAAATTTATTATTGGAATTGATGAGGATTCAAAAGAAATAATTGATAAATTAAAAAAATCTCCATATATTTCTAAAGTTGAAAGTTATCTGGATATATTAAAAAAACAACTCGGTGATTTTGAAAAATTAAAAATTAAAACCAGAGAAATTTCTGAATTAGTCAATGATCCTTTTTCTGTAGCTGTATTAAAAAAATATAATATATACTCTGAAACATTAAAAATCATTGATTTAGCTTCAAAATCAAAAAATGAAAAAGATTTTATTTTAGGAATAACTGAGTTAATACCAGAAAATTTAAGAAAAAATATTCTTATCAATGAAAATGGGAAAGATTATTTTATTATATATATAACCCCTTCTGTTGATTTAAACAAAAATAACGGAATGAAATATTTCTTTGACTCATTAAATAAAAAGTATTTAAATAGATTTTTAGGAAATCAAAAAGCTATATATAAATTGATGTATATAATAGAAAGTAGATTTTATTATGTCATTTTATTTTCAATTTTTACAATAGGAATTCTAACATATTTTTCAAGAAAATCTTTTAAAGAAACACTTGTTGCTATTTTTGGTCTGCTTTTTGCTAACCTGACTACCTTTGGAATTATTTACTTTTTTGATATTAACGCAACATTCTTAACTATAATTTCATTACCTTTAATATTTGGAATAGGTGTCGATGGCTATATACATATTTTTCATGCAATCGATGAAGATAAGGTTCATTACTGGCATACATTAAAAGCTACTACATTATCATTTTTAACAACTATTTCATCTTTTATTACCTTTCAGCTTTCAAGAGGAGAATTGCTTAAACAATTCAGTTTAACTATGGTTTTAGGCATTTTTATTGTATGGATTTTAACTGTTTTATTAATACCTGCATTAAAAAAATGA
- a CDS encoding FMN-binding protein encodes MKEYIKTGFILMLFIVISGFIVSIVYVSVKPAIDNAELQAKLKAIKKVLIDSKTGNLLISKNEIPKTLKQLNSSIWDSNETGVLYLGASTKVYSPAYKYTSSEGKDIYILTVSGVGFGGEVISVISFVKDKKELYFNNLEVISYSQETPGLGANISQDNVKERFYPIDYKGLVNGVKVNKDAGVLLTTPEQIKNGKKEGIVQTSDIMTGATITPRAVADSINTGFEYLKSKGVIQ; translated from the coding sequence ATGAAAGAATATATAAAAACAGGTTTTATATTAATGTTATTTATAGTCATTTCAGGATTTATTGTTTCAATTGTATATGTTTCAGTAAAACCAGCAATTGATAATGCTGAATTACAGGCTAAATTAAAAGCAATAAAAAAAGTTTTAATTGATTCAAAAACAGGAAATTTATTAATTTCAAAAAATGAAATACCTAAAACTTTAAAGCAATTAAATAGTTCAATTTGGGATTCTAATGAAACAGGAGTTTTATATTTAGGTGCGAGTACAAAAGTATATTCACCAGCATATAAATATACAAGTAGTGAAGGGAAAGATATATATATTTTAACAGTTTCAGGTGTAGGTTTTGGCGGAGAGGTTATATCAGTTATTTCCTTTGTAAAGGATAAAAAAGAATTATATTTTAATAATTTAGAAGTGATTTCTTATTCTCAGGAGACACCGGGATTAGGAGCCAACATTTCTCAGGATAATGTAAAAGAAAGATTTTATCCAATTGATTACAAAGGTCTTGTTAATGGGGTGAAAGTTAATAAAGATGCAGGAGTTCTTTTAACAACACCAGAACAAATAAAAAATGGAAAAAAAGAAGGAATAGTTCAGACAAGTGACATTATGACAGGGGCAACAATTACTCCACGGGCTGTTGCGGATTCAATAAACACAGGATTTGAATACCTCAAATCCAAAGGGGTGATTCAATAA
- a CDS encoding glucose-1-phosphate adenylyltransferase, whose translation MMNVVALILAGGQGTRLGVITEYLAKPAVPYGGKYRIIDFALSNCVNSGIYNVGVLTQYRPHVLNKHLGIGRPWDLDIKSGGLTILPPYVSSTEQSWYKGTADAIYQNIEYIDGFNPDFVVILSGDHIYKMDYNEMIDYHIERNADVTIACMEVPINEAYRFGIMVTDSFGKIIEFQEKPKEPRGNLASLGIYVYTWSILKKLLLDDSKDPDSEHDFGKNIIPKMLEEGKKMYAFNYEGYWRDVGTLQSYWESNLELLGPMPMLNIHDVNWKIYTQSEELPPAFISSEAKLTGSLISEGCEIYGEVHNSVLFQGVKVEKGAIIKDSVIMNKTIIRKGAYIEKSIICENSEIGENVKIGVGEFKESSYNKKVYNTDITLIGFNTSIPSNIKIGKNVIIGNYITDISGDIPSGGYVV comes from the coding sequence ATAATGAATGTTGTGGCTTTAATATTAGCTGGAGGTCAGGGAACCAGATTAGGAGTTATAACAGAATATTTAGCAAAACCAGCAGTTCCATATGGTGGAAAATATAGAATTATAGATTTTGCTTTAAGTAATTGTGTAAATTCTGGAATATATAATGTAGGGGTATTAACTCAATATAGACCACATGTTTTAAATAAGCATTTAGGAATTGGGAGGCCATGGGACCTTGACATAAAATCAGGAGGATTAACTATTTTACCTCCATATGTTAGCAGTACAGAACAATCATGGTATAAAGGAACAGCTGATGCAATATATCAAAATATTGAATATATAGATGGATTTAATCCGGATTTTGTTGTTATATTATCTGGAGATCATATATATAAAATGGATTATAACGAAATGATAGATTATCATATAGAAAGAAATGCTGATGTTACGATTGCCTGTATGGAAGTCCCTATAAACGAAGCTTATAGATTTGGAATTATGGTTACAGATTCATTTGGAAAAATAATAGAATTTCAAGAAAAACCAAAGGAACCGAGAGGAAATCTGGCATCACTTGGAATATATGTTTATACGTGGTCTATTTTAAAAAAACTATTACTTGACGATTCAAAGGATCCAGATTCAGAGCATGATTTTGGAAAAAATATAATACCTAAAATGCTTGAAGAAGGAAAGAAAATGTATGCATTCAATTATGAAGGATATTGGAGAGATGTTGGGACATTGCAATCTTATTGGGAGTCAAATCTTGAATTGTTAGGTCCTATGCCTATGCTAAATATACATGATGTTAACTGGAAAATATATACTCAATCAGAAGAATTACCACCTGCATTTATATCTTCAGAGGCTAAATTAACGGGATCTTTAATCAGTGAAGGATGTGAAATATATGGTGAAGTTCATAATTCGGTTTTATTTCAAGGAGTGAAAGTAGAAAAAGGAGCAATAATTAAGGATTCAGTTATAATGAATAAAACAATAATAAGAAAAGGTGCTTATATAGAAAAATCTATAATTTGTGAAAATTCTGAAATTGGAGAAAATGTAAAAATTGGAGTTGGAGAATTTAAAGAAAGTTCGTATAATAAAAAAGTTTATAATACAGATATAACATTAATAGGATTTAATACCTCCATTCCATCAAATATAAAGATTGGTAAAAATGTTATAATAGGAAACTATATAACAGATATATCAGGAGACATACCTTCTGGCGGTTATGTAGTGTAA